In Scleropages formosus chromosome 18, fSclFor1.1, whole genome shotgun sequence, one DNA window encodes the following:
- the tppp gene encoding tubulin polymerization-promoting protein isoform X2 produces MAEFKVQMAKHPPHHSPLRPPSEHSKDRALKRLSSESNGTGESKAGSATPVELTALEESFRRFAIHGDTRATGKDMHGKNWSKLCKDCGIIDGRAITLTDVDIVFTKVKKKSCRTITFDQFKEALGELARKRFKDKTAEEAAEEVFKMVEGKSPIISGVTRAVASPTVSRLTDTTKFTGSHKERFDETGRGKGKAGRVEIVDTSGYVSGYKHAGTYEKKVKPPPKPV; encoded by the exons ATGGCGGAGTTTAAGGTCCAGATGGcaaagcaccccccccaccactctcCGCTGCGACCGCCCAGCGAGCACTCGAAGGACCGCGCCCTGAAAAGGCTCTCGTCCGAGTCCAACGGGACCGGTGAGAGCAAGGCGGGGTCGGCCACGCCTGTGGAGCTCACCGCGCTGGAGGAGTCCTTCCGCCGTTTCGCCATCCACGGCGACACTCGCGCCACCGGAAAGGATATGCACGGCAAGAACTGGTCCAAGCTGTGCAAGGACTGCGGCATCATCGACGGCCGGGCTATCACCCTCACCGACGTGGACATCGTCTTCACGAAAGTCAA GAAGAAATCCTGTCGCACGATCACGTTTGACCAGTTCAAGGAGGCGTTGGGGGAGCTCGCCAGGAAACGGTTCAAGGACAAGACTGCGGAGGAAGCGGCAGAAGAGGTCTTTAAGATGGTAGAAGGAAAGTCACCCATCATATCTGGAGTCACG AGAGCCGTGGCCTCCCCGACAGTCTCCCGCCTGACGGACACCACCAAGTTCACAGGCTCGCACAAGGAGCGTTTCGACGAGACCGGGCGGGGAAAGGGCAAGGCGGGCCGCGTGGAGATTGTGGACACGTCCGGATACGTGTCGGGATACAAACACGCCGGCACGTACGAGAAGAAGGTCAAACCCCCTCCCAAGCCCGTGTGA
- the tppp gene encoding tubulin polymerization-promoting protein isoform X1, translating into MGTTESRRRRQQSPSTSGSDEQANGWTDAACSEDMAEFKVQMAKHPPHHSPLRPPSEHSKDRALKRLSSESNGTGESKAGSATPVELTALEESFRRFAIHGDTRATGKDMHGKNWSKLCKDCGIIDGRAITLTDVDIVFTKVKKKSCRTITFDQFKEALGELARKRFKDKTAEEAAEEVFKMVEGKSPIISGVTRAVASPTVSRLTDTTKFTGSHKERFDETGRGKGKAGRVEIVDTSGYVSGYKHAGTYEKKVKPPPKPV; encoded by the exons ATGGGGACAACTGAAAG CAGAAGGCGAAGACAGCAATCCCCTTCTACGAGCGGCTCGGACGAACAAGCCAACGGCTGGACGGACGCTGCTTGCTCAGA AGACATGGCGGAGTTTAAGGTCCAGATGGcaaagcaccccccccaccactctcCGCTGCGACCGCCCAGCGAGCACTCGAAGGACCGCGCCCTGAAAAGGCTCTCGTCCGAGTCCAACGGGACCGGTGAGAGCAAGGCGGGGTCGGCCACGCCTGTGGAGCTCACCGCGCTGGAGGAGTCCTTCCGCCGTTTCGCCATCCACGGCGACACTCGCGCCACCGGAAAGGATATGCACGGCAAGAACTGGTCCAAGCTGTGCAAGGACTGCGGCATCATCGACGGCCGGGCTATCACCCTCACCGACGTGGACATCGTCTTCACGAAAGTCAA GAAGAAATCCTGTCGCACGATCACGTTTGACCAGTTCAAGGAGGCGTTGGGGGAGCTCGCCAGGAAACGGTTCAAGGACAAGACTGCGGAGGAAGCGGCAGAAGAGGTCTTTAAGATGGTAGAAGGAAAGTCACCCATCATATCTGGAGTCACG AGAGCCGTGGCCTCCCCGACAGTCTCCCGCCTGACGGACACCACCAAGTTCACAGGCTCGCACAAGGAGCGTTTCGACGAGACCGGGCGGGGAAAGGGCAAGGCGGGCCGCGTGGAGATTGTGGACACGTCCGGATACGTGTCGGGATACAAACACGCCGGCACGTACGAGAAGAAGGTCAAACCCCCTCCCAAGCCCGTGTGA
- the zdhhc11 gene encoding palmitoyltransferase ZDHHC11 isoform X2, producing MLNAQSWSFGLYSPFPPSDKRLFQHNMNYFLRRLRRTAPSGGDSRNELVAPPLQSRVNGWSLPLNGFQLVAWIIYWYLAIVVFGIYIPLLPSPWATVSYCVIGCFFFFHIVTHLVATTIDPADANVRAKKNYEDPMPVLDRTKHPHVIQNLHCYLCDVDVGPRVKHCSNCNKCVADFDHHCKWLNNCVGGRNYWCFFITVASAALGILLLILIVLFVFIEHFTNPANLRTSPHFHSLRENDTWLVFLPLAPLETSSTGILVPAFITVMLGLASLLLLGHLLGFHIYLLANKMSTYDYIVKQRQSRSSQRSEVGTTQSRTADRASKMPQVETSIDCDASLSGRVSALRYQDEGLSGGLCAEMDGFQPAEATSEAMFHYGSKPAIQPLPGVAMDDPMTCNQDGDLRTPSQQQRSKGCLESIPVVQNPLESSIMEPAVALQQLYLEASSVHPQQKWSFEELP from the exons ATGCTGAACGCGCAGTCCTGGAGCTTCGGCCTCTATTCACCATTCCCACCGTCAGATAAACGCTTGTTTCAGCATAAT ATGAACTATTTCCTGCGGAGGCTGCGGCGCACGGCCCCCTCAGGCGGGGATAGCCGTAATGAGTTGGTGGCCCCACCCCTGCAATCACGGGTTAACGGGTGGTCCCTTCCCCTCAATGGTTTCCAACTAGTTGCTTGGATCATCTACTGGTACCTGGCCATTGTGGTATTTGGCATCTACATCCCACTTCTGCCATCACCATGGGCCACCGTATCTTACTGT GTGATcggctgcttcttcttctttcacaTCGTGACTCACCTGGTAGCCACGACTATCGACCCGGCCGACGCCAATGTCCGTGCAAAGAAAAACTATGAAGACCCTATGCCTGTCCTGGACAGGACAAAGCACCCCCATGTTATCCAAAACCTGCACTGTTACCTGTGTGACGTCGATGT GGGCCCCAGGGTGAAACACTGCAGTAATTGCAACAAGTGTGTAGCAGACTTTGACCATCACTGCAAATGGCTGAACAACTGTGTGGGTGGAAGAAACTACTG GTGCTTCTTTATTACTGTTGCATCTGCTGCCCTGGGAATTTTGCTGCTTATTTTAATTGTCCTCTTTGTCTTTATTGAGCACTTTACGAACCCTGCCAATCTCCGCACATCGCCCCACTTTCACA GCTTGCGAGAAAATGACACGTGGTTGGTCTTCCTGCCACTGGCGCCGTTGGAGACGAGCTCCACAGGCATCCTGGTACCAGCTTTCATCACGGTCATGTTGGGTTTGGCCTCCCTGTTGCTGCTGGGCCATTTATTGGGCTTCCACATCTATCTGT tGGCCAACAAGATGAGCACTTACGACTACATAGTGAAGCAGCGTCAGAGTCGCAGCTCACAGAGGTCGGAGGTTGGGACCACCCAGTCCAGAACCGCTGACAGAGCCTCG AAAATGCCCCAAGTGGAAACATCCATTGACTGTGATGCCTCGCTGTCTGGCAGAGTCAG TGCTTTAAGGTATCAGGATGAGGGGCTGTCGGGTGGCCTTTGTGCGGAG ATGGATGGTTTTCAGCCAGCAGAGGCAACATCAGAGGCAATGTTTCATTATGGTTCAAAACCAGCAATACAGCCTTTGCCAG GGGTTGCCATGGATGACCCTATGACCTGCAACCAAGACGGAGATTTGAGGACACCAAGCCAGCAGCAGAGAAGCAAGGGGTGTCTGGAGAGTATCCCTGTTGTCCAGAACCCTTTGGAAAGCTCCATCATGGAACCTGCAGTGGCTCTTCAGCAGCTGTACTTAGAGGCGTCATCCGTGCACCCCCAGCAGAAGTGGTCTTTTGAAGAACTGCCCTAG
- the zdhhc11 gene encoding palmitoyltransferase ZDHHC11 isoform X1, translated as MLNAQSWSFGLYSPFPPSDKRLFQHNMNYFLRRLRRTAPSGGDSRNELVAPPLQSRVNGWSLPLNGFQLVAWIIYWYLAIVVFGIYIPLLPSPWATVSYCVIGCFFFFHIVTHLVATTIDPADANVRAKKNYEDPMPVLDRTKHPHVIQNLHCYLCDVDVGPRVKHCSNCNKCVADFDHHCKWLNNCVGGRNYWCFFITVASAALGILLLILIVLFVFIEHFTNPANLRTSPHFHSLRENDTWLVFLPLAPLETSSTGILVPAFITVMLGLASLLLLGHLLGFHIYLLANKMSTYDYIVKQRQSRSSQRSEVGTTQSRTADRASKMPQVETSIDCDASLSGRVSALRYQDEGLSGGLCAEMDGFQPAEATSEAMFHYGSKPAIQPLPEGVAMDDPMTCNQDGDLRTPSQQQRSKGCLESIPVVQNPLESSIMEPAVALQQLYLEASSVHPQQKWSFEELP; from the exons ATGCTGAACGCGCAGTCCTGGAGCTTCGGCCTCTATTCACCATTCCCACCGTCAGATAAACGCTTGTTTCAGCATAAT ATGAACTATTTCCTGCGGAGGCTGCGGCGCACGGCCCCCTCAGGCGGGGATAGCCGTAATGAGTTGGTGGCCCCACCCCTGCAATCACGGGTTAACGGGTGGTCCCTTCCCCTCAATGGTTTCCAACTAGTTGCTTGGATCATCTACTGGTACCTGGCCATTGTGGTATTTGGCATCTACATCCCACTTCTGCCATCACCATGGGCCACCGTATCTTACTGT GTGATcggctgcttcttcttctttcacaTCGTGACTCACCTGGTAGCCACGACTATCGACCCGGCCGACGCCAATGTCCGTGCAAAGAAAAACTATGAAGACCCTATGCCTGTCCTGGACAGGACAAAGCACCCCCATGTTATCCAAAACCTGCACTGTTACCTGTGTGACGTCGATGT GGGCCCCAGGGTGAAACACTGCAGTAATTGCAACAAGTGTGTAGCAGACTTTGACCATCACTGCAAATGGCTGAACAACTGTGTGGGTGGAAGAAACTACTG GTGCTTCTTTATTACTGTTGCATCTGCTGCCCTGGGAATTTTGCTGCTTATTTTAATTGTCCTCTTTGTCTTTATTGAGCACTTTACGAACCCTGCCAATCTCCGCACATCGCCCCACTTTCACA GCTTGCGAGAAAATGACACGTGGTTGGTCTTCCTGCCACTGGCGCCGTTGGAGACGAGCTCCACAGGCATCCTGGTACCAGCTTTCATCACGGTCATGTTGGGTTTGGCCTCCCTGTTGCTGCTGGGCCATTTATTGGGCTTCCACATCTATCTGT tGGCCAACAAGATGAGCACTTACGACTACATAGTGAAGCAGCGTCAGAGTCGCAGCTCACAGAGGTCGGAGGTTGGGACCACCCAGTCCAGAACCGCTGACAGAGCCTCG AAAATGCCCCAAGTGGAAACATCCATTGACTGTGATGCCTCGCTGTCTGGCAGAGTCAG TGCTTTAAGGTATCAGGATGAGGGGCTGTCGGGTGGCCTTTGTGCGGAG ATGGATGGTTTTCAGCCAGCAGAGGCAACATCAGAGGCAATGTTTCATTATGGTTCAAAACCAGCAATACAGCCTTTGCCAG AAGGGGTTGCCATGGATGACCCTATGACCTGCAACCAAGACGGAGATTTGAGGACACCAAGCCAGCAGCAGAGAAGCAAGGGGTGTCTGGAGAGTATCCCTGTTGTCCAGAACCCTTTGGAAAGCTCCATCATGGAACCTGCAGTGGCTCTTCAGCAGCTGTACTTAGAGGCGTCATCCGTGCACCCCCAGCAGAAGTGGTCTTTTGAAGAACTGCCCTAG
- the brd9 gene encoding bromodomain-containing protein 9 has protein sequence MGKKHKKHKSEWRTVENYDDKPLDKPLKLVLKVGGSEITELSGSGHDSSYYDDHSDHERERHKEKKKKKKKKSEKDKDKHIDDEERRRRKEEKKKKREREQCETDASVPIEPFTLPKTVELEEKKRKRERTCDVEAEGEEFHPGVKVEVEQQADRPVRACRTQQENESTPRQQLLEHFLRQLQRKDPHGFFAFPVTDAIAPGYSMIIKHPMDFSTMKDKIASNEYQTVTEFKADFKLMCDNAMIYNRPETVYYKAAKKLLHTGFKMMSKERLLALKRSVSFMQDMDFSQQAAILGDEDISAEDPPPEVIPIPIETAKKSKKQPVKDMKEVISYLYEPEGNACSLTDSTAEEHVLALVEHAADEARDRINRFMPNSKVGYLKKEADGSLVYTVVNQQDINAEEEETHQVDLSSLSNKLLPGLTTLGFKDDRRHKVTFLNSAYNTQSLQNNTVFSDLLPEEMDLLYSAYGDETGVQCALSLQEFVKDCGSFTKKLVDELLDKMTGNEHSKAVFQIRQKRNIAMKPLGETKSSLCDIQMSDGTVMPGENSSVLDFMSMKSYSDMSLDMSMLHNLGKTVKKEPEQEEAHLHFDETAKLLQDLQETQVDRVGSRPSSNLSSLSNASERDQHHLGSPSHLGVGDQPEMVHDPYEFLQSPEPGSTANS, from the exons ATGggcaagaaacacaaaaaacacaagtcGGAATGGAGAACAGTGGAGA ACTATGACGACAAACCTTTGGACAAGCCACTGAAGTTGGTGCTGAAGGTTGGAGGCAGCGAGATCACAGAACTTTCAGGTTCGGGCCATGACTCCAGCTACTATGATGACCACTCCGATCATGAGCGGGAGCGTcacaaggagaagaagaagaaaaagaagaagaaatcagAGAAGGACAAAGACAAGCACATAGACGATGAGGAACGGAGGAGAAGGAAG gaggaaaagaagaaaaaaagagagagggagcaaTGTGAAACAGATGCCAGTGTGCCAATTGAGCCTTTCACCTTGCCAAAAACTGTGGAG TTGGAAGAGAAGAAGCGAAAGCGAGAGAGAACATGTGATGTGGAAGCAGAAGGGGAGGAGTTCCATCCTGGAGtgaaggtggaggtggagcagcaggcagaCCGCCCAGTCAGAGCCTGTCGCACACAGCAGG AAAATGAAAGCACCCCTCGGCAGCAACTCTTGGAGCATTTCCTACGCCAGCTTCAAAG AAAGGATCCTCATGGATTCTTTGCCTTCCCAGTAACAGATGCCATTGCACCTGGCTACTCCATGATCATAAAGCATCCCATGGACTTCAGCACGATGAAGGACAAGATCGCATCCAATGAGTACCAAACAGTCACAGAATTCAAG GCAGACTTCAAACTCATGTGTGATAATGCCATGATCTACAATCGGCCAGAAACGGTTTACTACAAAGCAGCCAAGAAACTGCTGCACACAGGTTTCAAGATGATGAGCAAA GAACGGCTTTTAGCTCTGAAGCGCAGCGTGTCTTTCATGCAGGACATGGACTTCTCTCAGCAGGCAGCCATTCTGGGTGACGAGGACATCTCGGCTGAAGATCCTCCACCTGAAGTCATCCCCATTCCCATAGAGACAGCCAAGAAGTCCAAAAAGCAGCCTGTCAAAGATATGAAAGAGGTGATCAG TTATCTGTATGAGCCAGAAGGGAATGCTTGCAGCCTGACAGACAGCACTGCTGAGGAGCATGTGCTGGCTCTAGTTGAGCACGCAGCAGACGAAGCCCGTGACCGCATCAACCGCTTCATGCCTAACTCTAAG GTAGGCTACCTGAAGAAGGAAGCAGATGGCTCTCTGGTCTACACTGTAGTGAATCAGCAAGACATAAATGCAGAAG AAGAGGAAACTCACCAAGTGGATCTGAGCTCCTTGTCAAATAAACTCTTACCTGGTTTAACAACCTTGGGCTTCAAAGATGACAGAAGACACAAAG TGACATTCCTGAACAGCGCATATAATACCCAGAGCCTCCAGAATAATACCGTATTCTCTGACCTGCTTCCTGAGGAGATGGACCTCCTCTATTCGGCTTATGGTGATGAGACAGGGGTACAGTGTGCTCTCAG CTTGCAGGAGTTTGTTAAAGATTGCGGGAGCTTCACCAAGAAGCTGGTGGATGAGCTGTTGGACAAAATGACAGGAAATGAGCATTCCAAAGCAGTTTTTCAAATTAGACAG AAACGAAACATTGCCATGAAGCCTCTTGGTGAGACAAAGTCCAGCCTGTGTGATATACAG ATGAGTGATGGCACTGTAATGCCTGGAGAAAACAGCTCAGTTCTGGATTTCATGTCCATGAAGAGCTATTCTGACATGTCTCTAGACATGTCTATGCTGCACAATCTGG GTAAAACGGTGAAGAAGGAGCCGGAACAAGAGGAGGCCCACCTGCACTTCGATGAGACAGCCAAGCTGCTTCAGGACCTCCAGGAGACACAGGTGGACCGAGTGGGGTCCCGGCCATCCTCTaacctctcctctctctccaatGCATCGGAGAGAGACCAGCACCACCTGG GGAGCCCATCACACCTGGGCGTTGGAGACCAGCCAGAAATGGTGCATGACCCGTACGAGTTTCTTCAGTCTCCTGAACCGGGGTCGACCGCCAACAGCTGA